Proteins co-encoded in one Cydia splendana chromosome 11, ilCydSple1.2, whole genome shotgun sequence genomic window:
- the LOC134794792 gene encoding uncharacterized protein LOC134794792 yields the protein MKAKTFAPIMDPNDLSALTPAHFLIGRPLTAPPCRDLTAETGRLPRYEMLEKMRQHFWQRWSKQYISELQTRTKWQTHGQDIVQNSLVLVKEDNLPPLKWRLGRVVALFTGHDGVSRVADVKTASGIIRRAFTKLCPLLMTPESEAAPAPSTSPQPH from the exons ATGAAGGCGAAGACGTTCGCGCCTATTATGG ACCCAAACGACCTTTCCGCATTAACTCCAGCTCATTTCCTTATTGGCCGACCGCTGACAGCGCCGCCCTGCAGGGACTTGACGGCAGAGACGGGCCGGCTCCCACGCTACGAGATGCTGGAGAAAATGAGACAACACTTTTGGCAGCGGTGGTCGAAACAATATATTTCTGAGCTGCAGACCAGAACGAAGTGGCAGACGCATGGCCAGGATATCGTTCAGAACTCCTTAGTTCTGGTCAAGGAAGATAACCTACCACCCCTCAAATGGCGTTTGGGACGGGTGGTAGCTCTGTTCACAGGACACGACGGAGTCTCTCGCGTcgctgacgtgaaaacagcgaGCGGGATCATACGCAGGGCTTTCACCAAGCTTTGCCCTCTCTTGATGACGCCAGAGAGTGAAGCTGCGCCAGCCCCATCCACATCACCACAACCACATTGA